A window from Leifsonia shinshuensis encodes these proteins:
- a CDS encoding lipase family protein, whose protein sequence is MTDPVTGFQAMTVAPLVGGKPDLSQVTVSYAGTNPAHRADLSTDMTSIVDSKLAKTQAEQAMAYAEKVRSTYAASSVTITGHSLGGYLALLVAAEFHLPAVTFNGPDPWDVLSPQARDWVKVQIAAGKNPLHNYVNEWDVIGNFHGNGTGAADYVKAARGQWFLNYHNLDTGFGFAKDGSVIGAGAQGRTMHEIMDNLCSLVPPGYRQGFTDLLTGAAESLHDPAIASAVGGAVSGVMVLIDTVAAMALASRIFSTMDVLRTIKTVNSGLVPQLADGLNQSKDAMGALPYITERDIEQCVAVHRLQVHANIDEHAVAAVDRKLDDHVRVVDQLANGISNAVATAGAQDQLWASLYAAR, encoded by the coding sequence ATGACCGATCCAGTGACCGGGTTCCAGGCGATGACCGTCGCTCCGCTGGTCGGCGGGAAGCCCGACCTCTCGCAGGTCACCGTGTCGTATGCCGGGACGAACCCTGCGCACCGGGCGGACCTCAGCACGGACATGACATCGATCGTGGATTCGAAGCTGGCGAAGACGCAGGCGGAACAGGCCATGGCGTACGCCGAGAAGGTCAGGAGCACGTACGCGGCCTCGTCCGTGACAATCACCGGGCACTCGCTCGGTGGCTACCTGGCGTTGCTGGTCGCGGCCGAGTTCCACCTGCCGGCGGTGACGTTCAACGGGCCCGACCCGTGGGACGTGCTCTCGCCGCAGGCGCGCGACTGGGTGAAGGTTCAGATCGCCGCGGGGAAGAACCCGTTGCACAACTACGTCAACGAGTGGGATGTGATCGGCAACTTCCACGGCAACGGGACGGGTGCGGCGGACTACGTGAAGGCCGCACGTGGCCAGTGGTTCTTGAACTACCACAACCTCGACACCGGGTTCGGCTTTGCGAAGGACGGGTCGGTCATCGGCGCCGGCGCTCAGGGTCGGACGATGCACGAGATCATGGACAACCTGTGCAGCCTCGTACCGCCTGGATACCGGCAGGGATTCACCGACCTGCTCACCGGCGCCGCCGAGAGCCTCCACGATCCGGCGATCGCGTCGGCCGTGGGCGGTGCCGTGTCGGGCGTGATGGTCCTCATCGACACGGTCGCAGCGATGGCGCTGGCGTCGCGGATCTTCAGCACGATGGACGTGCTCCGCACGATCAAGACGGTCAACAGCGGCCTGGTGCCACAGCTCGCGGACGGCCTCAACCAGTCGAAAGACGCGATGGGCGCGCTTCCGTACATCACCGAGAGAGACATCGAGCAGTGCGTCGCCGTTCACCGCTTGCAGGTGCACGCCAACATCGACGAACACGCGGTCGCCGCCGTCGACCGGAAGCTGGACGACCACGTACGAGTCGTCGACCAGCTCGCGAACGGAATCAGCAACGCGGTCGCCACGGCAGGTGCACAAGACCAGCTCTGGGCGTCCTTGTACGCGGCGCGCTGA
- a CDS encoding EsaB/YukD family protein: protein MPDRHIDVSLELRGRQLDLRVPTAVTLGRLTELLAQVLREHGMVMPPEWRLRLKDKPIALGDHDVIADFPVGNGDVFEVVAG, encoded by the coding sequence ATGCCGGATCGACACATTGACGTCAGCCTGGAACTGCGCGGCCGGCAGCTGGACCTCCGCGTCCCCACGGCCGTGACGCTCGGCCGCCTGACCGAACTGCTCGCGCAGGTGCTCCGGGAGCACGGCATGGTCATGCCCCCGGAGTGGCGGCTCCGCCTGAAGGACAAGCCGATCGCGCTGGGCGATCACGACGTGATCGCCGACTTCCCGGTGGGCAACGGGGATGTGTTCGAGGTGGTGGCGGGGTGA
- a CDS encoding WXG100 family type VII secretion target translates to MAVISVTPEELKSQAQVYLVARDEIESAVQKVNSMNSTIAEEWKGAAFEAYLNQYDQLYKNVQQFEQLLQSINEQLNSYADTVAERDAQDAQSFGF, encoded by the coding sequence ATGGCCGTTATCAGCGTCACTCCGGAAGAGCTGAAGAGCCAGGCGCAGGTGTACCTCGTCGCGAGGGACGAGATCGAGTCCGCGGTGCAGAAGGTGAACAGCATGAACAGCACGATCGCCGAGGAGTGGAAGGGCGCGGCCTTCGAGGCGTACCTGAACCAGTACGACCAGCTCTACAAGAACGTCCAGCAGTTCGAGCAGCTGCTGCAGTCCATCAACGAGCAGCTCAACTCCTACGCCGACACCGTCGCGGAGCGCGATGCTCAGGACGCGCAGAGCTTCGGCTTCTGA
- a CDS encoding DEAD/DEAH box helicase yields MPGYNNDRRSQPSRGGAPKSGSRSPKHRGYRAEEPAAGKKARWNADERAARGRATYGTRDDNAGAGRPRAERPNWEPRGKDARRTDREWDDRAQRQERPRRFDDRAERPRRDGDERPRRSFDDRAERPRREYDDRPRRSFDDRADRPRRSFDDRTERPRRDGDDRPRRSFDDRADRPRRSFDDRAERPRRDGDDRPRRSFDDRADRPRRSFDDRADRPRREYDDRPRRSFDDRAERPRREYDDRPRRSFDDRAERPRRESSYYPSRDEKPAFVPTDDVVLERLEAEAIQAEDVDGVTFADLGLGGNIVRALADLGAEKPFPIQAATLPDVLAGKDVLGRGRTGSGKTIAFGAPLAERLMQLWAESGKAGGKRQLGRAPRALILAPTRELALQIDRTVQPIARSVGLFTTQIYGGVPQGRQVGALQRGVDIVIGTPGRIEDLVEQGRLDLSEVQITVLDEADHMCDLGFLEPVQRILRHTAEGGQKLLFSATLDSGVAQLVDEFLVDPAVHEVAGEDQASSTIDHRVLVIEHRDKGAIIEQLADRDGKTLVFARTRAFAEMLAEQLEDAGIPAVSLHGDLNQSRRTRNLEKLTSGRVNVLVATDVAARGIHVDDIDLVIQADAPDEYKTYLHRSGRTGRAGKQGTVVTLIPKQRQRRMNDLLGRAEIEAEFVPAAPGDDVLLTLAQ; encoded by the coding sequence ATGCCCGGATACAACAACGACCGACGATCGCAGCCCTCCCGCGGCGGCGCCCCGAAGAGCGGAAGCCGCAGCCCCAAGCACCGCGGCTACCGCGCCGAGGAGCCCGCGGCGGGCAAGAAGGCCCGCTGGAACGCCGACGAGCGTGCCGCCCGCGGCCGTGCCACCTACGGCACGCGCGACGACAACGCCGGCGCCGGCCGACCCCGCGCCGAGCGCCCCAACTGGGAGCCCCGCGGCAAGGACGCCCGCCGCACCGACCGCGAGTGGGACGACCGCGCGCAGCGCCAGGAGCGTCCGCGCCGGTTCGACGACCGCGCCGAGCGCCCGCGTCGCGACGGGGATGAGCGTCCGCGCCGGTCGTTCGACGACCGCGCTGAGCGTCCGCGTCGTGAGTACGACGATCGTCCGCGCCGTTCGTTCGATGACCGGGCCGACCGCCCGCGTCGGTCGTTCGATGACCGGACCGAGCGTCCCCGTCGTGACGGGGATGACCGTCCGCGCCGGTCGTTCGACGACCGGGCCGACCGTCCGCGCCGTTCCTTCGATGACCGTGCCGAGCGTCCGCGTCGTGACGGGGATGACCGTCCGCGCCGCTCGTTCGATGACCGGGCCGACCGTCCGCGTCGCTCCTTCGATGACCGTGCCGACCGTCCGCGCCGTGAGTACGACGACCGCCCGCGCCGTTCGTTCGACGACCGTGCCGAGCGTCCCCGTCGCGAGTACGACGACCGCCCGCGCCGTTCCTTCGACGACCGTGCCGAGCGTCCGCGCCGCGAGTCCTCCTACTACCCGTCCCGCGACGAGAAGCCGGCCTTCGTGCCGACCGACGACGTCGTGCTCGAGCGTCTCGAGGCCGAGGCCATCCAGGCCGAGGACGTCGACGGCGTGACCTTCGCCGACCTGGGTCTGGGCGGCAACATCGTCCGCGCGCTCGCCGACCTCGGCGCCGAGAAGCCGTTCCCGATCCAGGCGGCGACCCTCCCGGACGTGCTCGCCGGCAAGGACGTGCTCGGCCGCGGCCGCACCGGCTCCGGCAAGACGATCGCCTTCGGCGCACCGCTCGCCGAGCGGCTCATGCAGCTGTGGGCGGAGTCCGGCAAGGCCGGCGGCAAGCGCCAGCTCGGCCGTGCGCCGCGCGCGCTCATCCTGGCGCCCACCCGCGAGCTCGCGCTGCAGATCGACCGCACCGTGCAGCCGATCGCCCGCAGCGTCGGCCTCTTCACCACCCAGATCTACGGCGGCGTGCCGCAGGGCCGTCAGGTGGGCGCGCTGCAGCGCGGCGTCGACATCGTGATCGGCACCCCGGGCCGCATCGAGGACCTCGTGGAGCAGGGCCGCCTCGACCTCAGCGAGGTGCAGATCACCGTCCTCGACGAGGCCGACCACATGTGCGACCTGGGCTTCCTCGAGCCGGTGCAGCGCATCCTGCGCCACACGGCCGAGGGCGGCCAGAAGCTGCTCTTCTCCGCCACCCTCGACTCCGGCGTCGCCCAGCTGGTGGACGAGTTCCTCGTCGACCCGGCCGTGCACGAGGTCGCCGGTGAGGACCAGGCGTCCTCCACGATCGACCACCGCGTGCTCGTCATCGAGCACCGCGACAAGGGCGCCATCATCGAGCAGCTCGCCGACCGCGACGGCAAGACCCTCGTCTTCGCCCGCACCCGCGCCTTCGCCGAGATGCTGGCCGAGCAGCTGGAGGACGCCGGCATCCCCGCCGTCAGCCTGCACGGCGACCTCAACCAGTCGCGCCGCACGCGCAACCTGGAGAAGCTGACCAGCGGACGGGTCAACGTGCTGGTGGCGACGGATGTCGCAGCCCGCGGCATCCACGTCGACGACATCGACCTGGTCATCCAGGCCGACGCCCCCGACGAGTACAAGACGTACCTGCACCGCTCCGGCCGCACCGGCCGCGCCGGCAAGCAGGGCACCGTCGTCACGCTGATCCCCAAGCAGCGCCAGCGCCGGATGAACGACCTGCTCGGCCGCGCCGAGATCGAGGCCGAGTTCGTCCCGGCCGCCCCCGGCGACGACGTGCTGCTCACGCTCGCGCAGTAA
- a CDS encoding NAD(P)/FAD-dependent oxidoreductase: MSSSPSADRLDAIVIGSGPNGLSAAVTLARAGLSVRVYERNATIGGGLRTEELTLPGFRHDICSAVHPLAFASGFFRKFGLDRRVPFIVPTASYGNPLEGGRVAMAYLDLERTADALGVDGPAWRALLGPLVRQADAVAQFTGSALLQVPRHPLVAARFGLTALAEGGPWWDLPFRTEAPGALLAGVFAHTTLPLPSVAGAAAGLTLATYAHARGWPIPVGGSQAIADAMVADLEAHGGEVVTGTPVESLADLPDARVVVFDTHVADAARLGEDRLPAGYLRRIGRFRDGNGVFKADFALSGPVPWTNPELAETATVHLGGSRREVARAENEVAAGRESDPPYVLLSQPSLFDASRAPAGKHVLWAYTHVPRGSTVDRTEAIIRRIEHFAPGFRDLIIGTSTMTAVQMEQHNPNYIGGDISAGSPDFGQLVARPVLSSDPWRMPGRGLYLASASVAPGPGVHGLGGYYAARSALRHEFGVTRMPDLAPGPGQTFTPSGPSLIPDAILPPTPREP; the protein is encoded by the coding sequence ATGAGCTCCTCCCCCTCCGCGGACCGGCTGGACGCGATCGTCATCGGGTCCGGCCCGAACGGTCTCTCGGCGGCCGTGACGCTCGCCCGCGCCGGTCTCTCGGTGCGCGTCTACGAGCGCAACGCCACCATCGGCGGAGGGCTGAGGACGGAGGAGCTGACGCTCCCCGGGTTCCGGCACGACATCTGCTCGGCCGTGCATCCCCTCGCCTTCGCCTCCGGTTTCTTCCGGAAGTTCGGCCTGGACCGGCGCGTGCCGTTCATCGTCCCCACCGCGTCCTACGGCAACCCGCTCGAGGGCGGCCGCGTCGCGATGGCGTACCTGGACCTGGAGCGGACGGCGGATGCGCTGGGCGTCGACGGCCCCGCGTGGCGCGCCCTCCTCGGCCCGCTGGTGCGGCAGGCGGACGCCGTGGCGCAGTTCACCGGCTCGGCCCTGCTGCAGGTGCCGCGCCATCCTCTCGTGGCCGCGCGGTTCGGGCTGACGGCACTTGCCGAAGGCGGCCCGTGGTGGGACCTGCCGTTCCGCACGGAAGCTCCGGGCGCGCTGCTCGCCGGTGTCTTCGCGCACACCACCCTTCCCCTGCCGAGCGTGGCGGGCGCTGCGGCGGGGCTGACCCTCGCCACCTACGCGCACGCACGCGGCTGGCCCATCCCGGTCGGCGGCAGCCAGGCGATCGCCGACGCGATGGTCGCCGATCTGGAGGCGCACGGTGGCGAGGTCGTCACGGGAACCCCGGTGGAGTCGCTCGCCGACCTGCCCGACGCGCGCGTCGTCGTCTTCGACACCCATGTCGCGGACGCGGCCCGCCTGGGCGAGGACCGCCTGCCGGCGGGCTATCTGCGCCGCATCGGACGGTTCCGGGACGGCAACGGCGTGTTCAAGGCCGACTTCGCCCTCTCCGGGCCGGTGCCGTGGACCAACCCGGAGCTGGCGGAGACCGCGACCGTGCACCTCGGCGGCAGCCGGCGGGAGGTCGCGCGTGCCGAGAACGAGGTGGCGGCCGGACGGGAAAGCGACCCGCCGTACGTCCTGCTCTCGCAGCCCTCGCTGTTCGATGCCAGCCGGGCGCCGGCCGGCAAGCACGTGCTCTGGGCGTACACACACGTCCCGCGCGGCTCCACCGTGGACCGCACGGAGGCGATCATCCGCCGGATCGAGCACTTCGCTCCCGGGTTCCGCGATCTGATCATCGGGACCTCGACCATGACGGCGGTCCAGATGGAGCAGCACAACCCGAACTACATCGGCGGCGACATCTCCGCGGGCTCGCCCGACTTCGGGCAGCTCGTCGCCCGCCCGGTGCTCAGCTCCGACCCGTGGCGGATGCCCGGCCGCGGGCTCTACCTCGCGTCGGCGTCCGTCGCCCCGGGTCCCGGCGTCCACGGACTCGGCGGCTACTACGCCGCCCGCAGCGCGCTGCGCCACGAGTTCGGCGTGACGAGGATGCCGGACCTAGCCCCAGGACCCGGCCAGACGTTCACGCCGTCCGGTCCGTCGCTCATCCCCGATGCCATCCTTCCGCCGACCCCCCGGGAGCCGTGA